A single genomic interval of Sesamum indicum cultivar Zhongzhi No. 13 unplaced genomic scaffold, S_indicum_v1.0 scaffold00109, whole genome shotgun sequence harbors:
- the LOC105178852 gene encoding dihydrolipoyl dehydrogenase, mitochondrial-like: MAMATIARRRATTLFSSSSNHLSTRTRILARGFASGSDNNDVVVIGGGPGGYVAAIKAAQLGLKTTCIEKRGTLGGTCLNVGCIPSKALLHSSHMYHEAKHTFANHGVKLASVEVDLPAMMGQKDKAVGNLTKGIEGLFKKNKVNYVKGYGKFLSPSEVSVDTLEGGSTIVKGKNIIIATGSDVKSLPGITIDEERIVSSTGALALKEVPKRLVVIGAGYIGLEMGSVWGRLGSEVTVVEFGPDIVPTMDGEVRKQFQRSLEKQKMKFILKTKVVSVDTTGNGVKLTLEPAAGGDQTSLEADVVLVSAGRVPFTAGLELDKIGVQTDKAGRILVNERFATNVPGVYAIGDVIPGPMLAHKAEEDGVACVEYIAGKEGHVDYDLVPGVVYTHPEVASVGKTEEQVKTLGVDYRVGKFPFLANSRAKAIDDAEGVVKILAEKETDKILGVHIMAPNAGELIHEAVLALQYGASSEDIARTCHAHPTMSEAVKEAAMATYDKPIHI; the protein is encoded by the exons ATGGCTATGGCCACTATTGCTCGGCGAAGAGCCACCACTCTCTTCTCATCGTCCTCCAACCATCTCTCCACCCGCACGCGGATTCTCGCCAGGGGATTCGCTTCCGGATCCGATAACAACGACGTCGTCGTCATAGGCGGCGGTCCCGGTGGTTACGTCGCCGCCATCAAAGCCGCGCAGCTCGGCCTCAAGACTACGTGCATCGAGAAGCGCGGTACCCTCGGCGGCACCTGCCTCAACGTTGGTTGCATCCCTTCCAAG GCATTGCTTCATTCATCGCATATGTATCATGAAGCGAAGCATACATTTGCCAATCATGGTGTAAAGCTTGCGTCGGTTGAGGTTGATCTACCAGCCATGATGGGTCAAAAAGATAAAGCTGTGGGTAACTTGACTAAAGGTATTGAGGGTCTATTCAAGAAGAACAAAGTAAACTATGTCAAGGGGTATGGCAAGTTCCTTTCTCCTTCTGAAGTTTCAGTTGATACTTTGGAAGGAGGTAGCACAATTGTGAAAGGGAAGAATATCATTATTGCTACTGGATCTGATGTAAAAAGTCTGCCGGGTATAACCATTGATGAAGAAAGAATAGTGTCATCTACTGGGGCTTTAGCGTTGAAAGAGGTTCCAAAGAGACTAGTTGTTATAGGTGCTGGCTATATTGGTCTTGAGATGGGTTCTGTCTGGGGCAGGCTAGGGTCAGAAGTTACTGTTGTTGAGTTTGGCCCAGACATTGTTCCAACCATGGATGGGGAAGTCCGGAAACAATTTCAACGTTCCCTCGAGAAGCAGAAGATGAAATTCATTCTTAAAACTAAGGTTGTGTCTGTCGACACCACGGGGAATGGCGTGAAGCTGACCCTTGAACCAGCAGCTGGCGGTGACCAGACCAGTCTTGAGGCTGATGTTGTTCTTGTTTCTGCCGGTAGAGTTCCATTTACTGCTGGACTTGAATTGGATAAGATAGGAGTTCAAACTGACAAAGCTGGTCGGATCTTGGTAAATGAACGGTTTGCCACAAATGTACCCGGCGTATATGCCATTGGTGATGTTATTCCCGGACCAATGTTGGCTCACAAGGCTGAGGAGGATGGTGTTGCATGCGTTGAATATATTGCTGGCAAGGAAGGCCATGTGGACTATGATTTGGTTCCTGGGGTTGTTTACACACACCCTGAGGTGGCATCTGTAGGCAAAACTGAGGAGCAGGTGAAAACACTTGGAGTTGATTATCGTGTGGGTAAGTTCCCTTTCTTGGCAAACAGCAGGGCAAAGGCAATTGATGATGCTGAGGGGGTGGTGAAGATACTAGCTGAGAAGGAGACCGACAAGATTTTGGGTGTCCACATAATGGCACCAAATGCAGGAGAGCTCATCCATGAGGCTGTTTTGGCTCTGCAATATGGAGCATCAAGTGAGGACATTGCTCGCACATGCCATGCTCATCCAACTATGAGTGAGGCAGTGAAGGAGGCTGCCATGGCTACATATGACAAGCCCATTCACATTTAG